The genomic segment GCGGTCCGGGTCCACCAACCGGTACTGGAAGTTCTTCGAGTAGTACTGATACGTGCCGAGGACGTCGCGGTAGCGGCCCCGCTGGTCGTTGTTCGGGTCGCTGCTCGGGAACGCCACGGCCTCGACGGGGCCGGGAAGCGTCTTGAGGACCTTGAGCGTCTGCGGCGACAGGGAGTGCTCCCGGGTGGCGGTGAGATCCGAGCGGACGTGGTGCTCGACGCCGAGATAATTGAGCCCGACGAGCAGCGCGGCGACGAGCAGCGCCGAAATCAACGCGTTCGCCGTCAGCAGCCGGTTGCGGCGGATCATCGCCCTACCTCCACTTTCGCGACTCGAGCGCGACCGCGCCGAGGAACAGGAAGAATCCGGCCAGGCTCAGGAAGAACAGCACGTCCTTCGTGTCGATCGTCCCGCCGGCGAACGTCGAGAAGTGCGTGGCGACCGCGAGCGCCGACAGCACCTGCTGCGTGGCTGAGCCGGTGGCCTGCTGGGCGAACCCGAGCACCCACAGCAGCAGCAGGAGCGAAAACCCGATCGCCGCGGAGACGATCTGATTCTCGTTGAGCGTCGAGGCGAAGAGCCCGATCGCGAGAAAGGCGCCGCCGAGGAGCATCAGGCCGAGATACGTCGCGCCGAGCAGGCCCCAGTCGAGGCGGCCGATCACGGCCAGGCTGAGCGGCATGTAGGCGCTGATCGCGAGCAGCAGGAGGTACAGCGCCAGCACGGCGAGATACTTGCCGAGCACGATCGCGGTGCTCGTCACGGGCGACGTCGCCAGCAGTTCCATCGTGTGTGTGCGGTCCTCTTCGGAGACGAGCCGCATCGTGAGCACCGGGACGAGGAGGATCAGCACGAAGCTCACGTCCTGAAACAGAGG from the bacterium genome contains:
- a CDS encoding ABC transporter permease, with product MSGTLVIARKEMRQLFASPIAYVALAMFFLITGFLFFSLIGLYTTQVLQLQGTPPADFNPTRIIFSPLFQDVSFVLILLVPVLTMRLVSEEDRTHTMELLATSPVTSTAIVLGKYLAVLALYLLLLAISAYMPLSLAVIGRLDWGLLGATYLGLMLLGGAFLAIGLFASTLNENQIVSAAIGFSLLLLLWVLGFAQQATGSATQQVLSALAVATHFSTFAGGTIDTKDVLFFLSLAGFFLFLGAVALESRKWR